One window of Pogoniulus pusillus isolate bPogPus1 chromosome 9, bPogPus1.pri, whole genome shotgun sequence genomic DNA carries:
- the HOPX gene encoding homeodomain-only protein isoform X1: MPLKLLSNVSSPPHPTGNCRFPGTYGKESLAEEDALLSAQSPARLLPCAAGTAAAGNSPSAPRPRSQDASPDPSVAGRAPTPPVPPVRRAPQRLQPCVEPCQGEWVPNLNYQPREWLRIGSSCDLRQVFQVPACHTHTQIFKQSPRDLRGSCFTHFCFLAVSVLGPIVLPSEEMATEKPVTPTEEQLEILEYNFCKVNKHPDPTTLCLIAAETGLSEEQTLKWFKQRLAEWRKSEGLPSESGSVRD; this comes from the exons ATGCCTCTGAAGCTGCTGTCTAATGTTTCCAGCCCACCCCACCCTACTGGGAACTGCAGGTTCCCGGGCACTTATGGAAAAgagtctttggcagaggaggatgccctgctctcagcccagtccccagccaggctcctgccctgtgccgctggaactgcagcagcag GGAACAGCCCCAGCGCTCCCCGCCCGCGGTCGCAGGACGCATCCCCAGACCCGAGCGTGGCGGGACGAGCCCCGACGCCTCCTGTGCCACCCGTCCGGAGAGCCCCGCAGCGCCTACAACCCTGCGTTGAGCCCTGCCAAGGAGAGTGGGTGCCAAACCTGAATTACcagcccagagagtggctgcGGATCGGCAGCTCCTGCGATTTGCGGCAGGTTTTTCAGGTCCccgcctgtcacacacacacgcagATATTTAAGCAGTCACCCAGGGACCTGCGGGGTTCTTGTTTTACACACTTCTGCTTCCTGGCAGTTTCAG TGCTTGGCCCTATAGTCTTGCCCTCGGAGGAGATGGCCACGGAGAAGCCAGTGACTCccactgaggagcagctggagatcCTGGAATACAACTTCTGCAAGGTGAACAAGCATCCTGATCCCACCACGCTGTGCCTCATTGCAGCTGAGACCGGGCTTTCCGAGGAGCAGACTCTG AAGTGGTTCAAGCAGCGCCTGGCAGAGTGGCGGAAGTCCGAAGGGCTGCCCTCGGAAAGCGGGTCTGTCAGGGACTAG
- the HOPX gene encoding homeodomain-only protein isoform X2, producing MATEKPVTPTEEQLEILEYNFCKVNKHPDPTTLCLIAAETGLSEEQTLKWFKQRLAEWRKSEGLPSESGSVRD from the exons ATGGCCACGGAGAAGCCAGTGACTCccactgaggagcagctggagatcCTGGAATACAACTTCTGCAAGGTGAACAAGCATCCTGATCCCACCACGCTGTGCCTCATTGCAGCTGAGACCGGGCTTTCCGAGGAGCAGACTCTG AAGTGGTTCAAGCAGCGCCTGGCAGAGTGGCGGAAGTCCGAAGGGCTGCCCTCGGAAAGCGGGTCTGTCAGGGACTAG